In Bosea sp. PAMC 26642, the DNA window GCGCGCAGGCGACGAGCACGCCGACGGCACCGCGCAGCCGCACATGCGAACCGCCGATCGCGTCTGCGGCCGCGCCCAGCGACTGGGCCTCCTCCAGCCGGCGCAGGGCCCGGCCGGCGCCGTGCTTGGCCGTCGTCAGTTCCAGGGCCTTGGCGAGCCAGATCGTCCAGGTGACGACCGAGGCGAAGGCCAGCCCCAGCATGACCGCCTTCACGACGATATCGGCCGCCATGAACATCCCCCAAGGTGAGAGATCATGCGGCAATGCCGGCAGGGATGGAGCGGCCTGGGCTGCCTGCGCAGGCGAGGGCCGGGACGGCAATGGTTGGGATTGTGCGGGAGCAACCTCCGTCGCGGGGAGGGCGGGCTGGGATGTGGTAGCGGGTGCCTGGCCGGGGGATGTCTGCGCGATAGCGACCGGACCGAACCCGGCGAGCACCGCAATGGCGGCTGCGACAAGGATCGATCTCGAAAAACCAGGCATTGCGTCGTTCCGTTGTCGGTGCGTGACTGAATGCGCCCGCGATCCCTGAAAGTTGCTGCGATCCGGCGGACGCTTCGGCTAGGCCGGCAGGAGCACCCGTCATCTGACAGCGATATCGATCGTATCGGTTCCGGACATAGCGCATCGGAGAAAAGCCCGCAATAACAGTAGTTTGCATGAATTCTAAGGTGAGGCTTCATGCCGCCGAATGAGGGCGGGCTCCGGTCCGCTCTTTTCTTTGAGGGGTGCAGCCGAGCCGCAGTCGCGACCCCGCGGTCAGGTTCGAGGTCCGGCCTTCCGGCGCCATGACGACTGATGACCATCCAAATCGAAAAATTCGATTTCAGATCGCGCGTCGGCGCGATTAAGACGGTCGCGCGAATTCTGAATCCAGCGTCCCGCGAAGAGGCCAGCCATGCCGCGTCTGAGATCCGACACCACGACCAAGGGCCGCAACATGGCCGGCGCGCGCGGCCTCTGGCGCGCCACCGGCATGAAGGATAGCGATTTCGGCAAGCCGATCATCGCGGTGGTGAACTCCTTCACCCAGTTCGTGCCCGGCCATGTCCACCTCAAGGATCTCGGGCAGCTCGTGGCCCGCGAGATCGAGCAGGCCGGCGGCGTTGCGAAAGAGTTCAATACCATCGCGGTCGATGACGGCATCGCCATGGGCCATGACGGCATGCTCTACAGCCTGCCGTCGCGCGAGATCATCGCCGACAGCGTCGAATACATGGTCAACGCCCATTGCGCCGATGCGATGGTCTGCATCTCGAACTGCGACAAGATCACGCCTGGGATGCTGATGGCCGCGATGCGGCTGAACATCCCGACCGTCTTCGTCTCGGGCGGGCCGATGGAGGCCGGCAAATACATCGCCGAGGGCGTGCTCAGGAAGGTCGATCTCGTCGATGCGATGGTCGCCGCCGCCGACAGCAAATATTCCGACGAGCAGGTCGATGTGATCGAGCGCTCGGCCTGCCCGACCTGCGGCTCCTGCTCAGGCATGTTCACCGCCAATTCGATGAACTGCCTGACCGAGGCGCTGGGGCTCGCCCTGCCGGGCAACGGCTCGGTGCTGGCGACCCATGCCGACCGCAAGCGCCTCTTCGTCGAGGCCGGGCACCTGATCGTCGACATCGCCCGGCGCTGGTACGAGCAGGACGACGACAGCGTGCTGCCGCGCAAGGTCGCGAGTTTCAAGGCCTTCGAGAATGCGATGACGCTCGACATCGCCATGGGCGGCTCGACCAACACGGTGCTGCATCTGCTGGCCGCCGCGCACGAGGCGGAAGTTCCCTTCACCATGGCCGATATCGACCGGTTGTCGCGGCGCGTGCCGGTGCTGTGCAAGGTCGCGCCCTCGGTCGCCAACGTGCATATGGAGGATGTCCACCGCGCCGGCGGAATCATGGCGATCCTCGGCGAGCTCGATCGTGCCGGCCTGATCGACACCTCTCTTCCCACGGTCCATTCCGCGACGATGTCCGAGGCGCTGGCGCGCTGGGATATCGCCCGGACCCAGAGCGAGGCGGTGCGCTCCTTCTACAGCGCCGCACCCGGTGGTGTGCCGACGCAGGTCGCCTTCAGCCAGGACCGCCGTTTCGAGGAACTCGATCTCGATCGCGCCGGCGGCGTCATCCGCCGCAAGGCCAATGCCCATTCGCAGGATGGCGGGCTCGCCGTACTGTTCGGCAATATCGCGCTCGACGGCTGCATCGTGAAGACGGCGGGAGTCGATGCCTCGATCCTGACTTTCTCCGGCCCGGCCGTGATCTTCGAGAGCCAGGACGCGGCGGTCGAGGGCATCCTCAACCGCAAGGTCAAGGAGGGCGATATCGTCCTGATCCGCTATGAGGGTCCGCGCGGCGGGCCCGGCATGCAGGAGATGCTCTATCCGACGAGCTATCTGAAATCGAAGGGGCTCGGAAAGGCCTGCGCGCTGATCACCGACGGGCGCTTCTCGGGCGGCTCGTCGGGCCTCTCGATCGGCCATGTCTCGCCCGAGGCCGCCGAGGGTGGCACGATCGGCCTCGTCGAGAGCGGCGACATCATCGCGATCGACATCCCCAACCGCGGCATCACCCTGCAGGTCTCGGACGAAGAGCTGTCGCGCCGCCGCGCCGCCATGGAGGCCAAAGGCAAGGATGCCTGGAAGCCGGCCGCTCCGCGCAAGCGCAAGGTCACGACGGCGCTCAAGGCCTATGCGGCGCTGACCAGCAGCGCCGCCAGGGGCGCGGTGCGGATCGTCGATTGAGGGCCATTCGGCAACCGAGCCAGGAAGGGACCGGGCGCCGAGCCGCCCGGCGAACGACATGGATGCTGCGCTGCCTTATCGGACCATGGCCCGCAACAACGCCTGGGCCAATCACCGGCTGCTGAAGGCCTGCGAGGGCCTCGATGCGGTCGCCTTTGCCGCGCCGCGCACCGGCTTCTTCCCGAGCCTGCGCGCCACGCTGAACCATATCCTGGTCATCGACCTGTTCTATGTCGATGCCATGGAGGGCGGCACGCTCGGCCCCGCCGCCTGGGCCGACCCCGAGCCCTGCGCCACGGTCGAAACCTTGCGCAGGGCACAAGCGGATGTCGACCGGCGCCTGATGTCGATCACGGACGCTCTCGACGGCGCCGGTCTCGACCGGATCGTCTCGGTCCACCGCGGCGCGCGCATCCAGCATGAGCGCATGGACCGCCTGCTGCTGCACCTCTTCCAGCACCAGATCCATCACCGCGGCCAGGCCCATGCCATGCTAAGCGGAACCGGCATAGCGCCGCCTCAGCTCGACGAGTTCTTCTCAGCCGGCGAGGCTCCGCTGCGGGCCGCAGAGTTCGCCGAACTCGGCTGGACGGAGGAGGAGGTGTGGAACGTCAGCGGCCGGTGAAGCGGGCCATGAAGCGGCGGTCGATCCAATCTTTCAGCCGCCAGGCCCAGCGGCCTTCGAAAGCCAGCCATCGGCCGCGCCCTCCGATGGCACTGCCGTCGCCCGTGCCCAGAAGCACCAGATAGTCCGCTTGCGGATGATGGGGCTCAAGCGTCGTGCCTTGCCATAGTCTGCGGATGTTGCGGGCGAGCACGGGGCCCTGCCGGACCGCGTAGACGCCGGCCTTCTCGCGCGGATGGCCGATGATCTCGGCGCAGTCGCCCACCGCGAAGAGATGCGTCTCGCCCGAGACTTGCAAGGTTGTCCTCGTTGCGATGAAGCCGTTCGGCCCTAGCGGGAGGCCTGTCGCAGCGAGCCATGGCGGCACCTTCGCACGGGTCGAGATCAGCGTCGCGTCCGCGGCGAAGCGCTGGCCGCAAGCCGTCGCCACGGCATTCGGCTCCACCCCGATGACGCGCAAGCCATCGCGGCGTTCGATGCCGTGGCGATCGAGGGCGCGTTCGACGCGCCTCCGGATGCCGGGATTGAGTTTCTCGACGACCGGCCCGGAGCCGATCAGCACGATCTCGCAAGGCGTGCCTGCCTGCTGGCCGTCCTGCAGCCGTGCCTTCAGGGCAAACGCCAGTTCGACGCCGGCCGCGCCGTTGCCGACGATGGCGATGCGGCGTGGCCCGCCTCGGCCCGAAAGCCCCTCGAAACGGCTCAGAAAGGAGCCGATCGGCTTCACCGCGATGCCGTGGACGTCGGCGCCGGCGATCGACGCCAGATCGGGCGTGATGCCGACATTCAGCGAGGTGATGTCATAGGCGATCGGCTGCCTGTCCTCGCACAGGATGAGCTTGCGCGCGCTATCGACGCCGGTCGCGCGCGCATGGACCAGGCGCGTACCGGTCGCGGCCGCCAGTGCGACAAGATCGATATGCATCTCGTCATGGCGGTACAGGCCGGCGACGTGGCCGGGCAGCATTCCGGAATAGGGCGATTGCAATTGGTCGGTGACGAGGGTCAGCGTCAGACCGGGCTCGGGTCTGGAGCCGAAGGCCGCTATGACCTGGACATGGGTATGCCCGCCGCCGACCAGAACGACGTTGCCGGTTGCGGCCCTCACGGTTGCCTTGGCGGCGGACCGCTCCTCAAGGCTTCTTGCCGTCTGCCGCGAACTGCTTGAGATACGCCGTCAAATCCTTGATCTCCTGCTCGTTCTTGATACCGGCGAAGATCATCTTGGTACCCGGGATCTTGGCCTTCGGATCCTTGATGTAGTCGGCGAATATGGCCTCGTCCCAAGTAATCCCGGAGGCCTTGTTGGCCGCCGAATAGCTGTAGCCCTCGGCCGTACCGGCGGCGCGCCCGAACAGGCCGTTGAGCTGCGGACCGACGAGGTTTCTGGCGGTCTCACCGATTTGATGGCAGGCGCGGCACTTGTTCCAGGAGCGCTCACCGACGGTGATGTCCTGCGCCCGAGTGGAGTTGGCGGCAAGCGCCACGACGATCAGGGCAACACTGGTCGGCAGTTTCATGGACAGTCTCTCTCTCGTTATTTCAATTGGGACACCGAATGCAGGCGGTACTCGGCCCGAGTTGGCCCGCGCACCAGACACATTCGGCGGCGCCGGCAAGGCAGCCGATAGTCGCGGCTCCTTGGCTTCGCGATGACGGTCATCCACGCATGTTTGCTGGTGTCAGGCGGCATGACTGCCGCCTGTCGAAGCGCTCAGTCCGTGAAGACGACGGTCTTCTTGCCGTTCAGTACGACGCGATCCTCAAGATGGTTCAGCACTGCTCGCGCCAGCACGCGCCGTTCGATGTCGCGGCCCTTGCGGACGAGGTCGTCGGGCGTGTCACGATGCGAGATGCGCTCGACGTCCTGCTCGATGATCGGCCCCTCGTCGAGATCGGGCGTGACGTAATGGGCGGTGGCGCCGATCAGTTTCACGCCCCGCTCATGGGCCTGATGGTAGGGCTTTGCGCCCTTGAAGCCCGGCAGAAAGGAATGGTGGATATTGATGCAGCGGCCGATGAGCTTCGACGAGAACGCGTCCGACAGGATCTGCATGTAGCGCGCCAGCACGACGAGGTCCGTCTTCGTTTCCTGGACCAGCCGCCAGATCTCGGCCTCCTGCTCCATCTTGGTCTGGCGCGTCACAGGCAGATGATGGAAGGGCAGGTCGCCGAGATCGGTCGAACCAATGCCGTCGCGCCCATGGTTTGAGACGATCGCCGAAATCTCCATCGGCAGCTCGCCGATGCGCCAGCGATAGAGCAGATCGGCCAGGCAATGGTCGAATTTCGAGACCAGCAGCATGACGCGCTTCTTCGCCTGCCGCTCGCGCAGGGTGAAATCCATGCTGAAGCGCCCGGCCAGTTCGGCGACCGAAGCAGCGATGGCGTCGGGAGGCCGGCTCCCCTCCAGCCGGTTGAAGACGACGCGCATGAAGAAGCGCCCGGTCTCGACATCATCGAATTGCTGCGCATCGAGGATGTTGCAGCCGGCCTCGAACAGCAGGGTCGAGACACTCGCGACGATGCCGGGACGGTTGGGGCAGGACAGGGTGAGGATCGCAGTATGTTCGGGCATGGCTGATGCCGCCTGACGAGGGCGGTCCTTTGCTTCGAGATTTCTGGATGGCGGCGGACGGATCGAGGGCGCGCGACGCGCTGCGCTCAACCTCGCGCCGTACTTGTCATCCGGCAGGCGAACTCCGCGCCGGAGGACGACAACCAGGCCCGGAAGCCGCTGGCCATGCTGCGCGGAACCATGATGTCGAGGCCGCTCCATCGGGGCCATCGTTGGCCTGCCGCAATGCACACCGATACAGGCGATGCTTGTCAAGGCGACGTGCTGGCACAGCCCTTGCGGACGTGCTGGCACAGCCCTTGCGAAGGAACTTCGAAATCGACAAATCCGGAGCTGCCCGATGATCCGTCTCGCCGTCGCCTTGTCCCTCGCAGCAGGCGTCACGCTTGCTGCCCAGCCGGTCGTTGCACAAGGAACGCTGCGCATCGGCATGACGGCATCCGACATCCCGCTGACCACTGGCCAGACCGACCAGGGCGGAGAAGGTATGCGCTTCATGGGCTATACGGTCTATGACGGCCTGATCAACTGGGACCTCAGCAAGGCCGACAAGGCGTCGGATCTGGTTCCGGGCCTCGCGACCAGTTGGACCACCGACGCGACCGACAAGACCAAATGGACCTTCGTCCTGCGCGAGGGTGTGAAATTCCATGACGGGTCGGAATTCACCGCCGATGCCGTGGTCTGGAACCTCGACAAGCTCCTGAAGAACGATGCCCCGCAATTCGACCAACGCCAGGCGGCGCAGGGCCGCTCGCGCATTCCGGCTGTCGGGAGCTACAAGGTCATCGACAAATACAAGGTCGAGATCGTTACCAAGACGCCTGACGCGACGCTGCCCTACCAGATCGCCTGGATCATGATGTCGTCGCCGGCGCAGTGGGAGAAGCTCGGCAAGAGCTGGGACGCTTTCGCCAAGACCCCGTCCGGCACCGGCCCCTGGCAACTCACGGCGTTCCAGCCGCGCGAGCGCGCCGAACTCTCGCCATATCCCGGCTATTGGGACAAGGCCCGCGTGCCCAAGCTCGACAAGCTCGTGCTGCTGCCGCTTCCTGAAGCCAATGCCCGTGCCGCCGCCTTGCGCTCGGGCCAGGTCGACTGGATCGAGGCACCGTCGCCCGACATGGTGCCCTCTTTGAAGACGGCCGGCTTCCAGATCATCACCAACGCCTATCCGCACAACTGGACCTGGCATCTCTCCCGCACCGAGGGTTCGCCCTGGAACGACGTCCGCATCCGTAAGGCTGCCAATCTTGCCGTCGACCGCGAGGGCCTGAAGGAACTGCTCAGCGGCTTGATGATCCCGGCGCAGGGCTTCTATCCGCCCGGCCACCAGTGGTTCGGCAATCCGAGCTTCAAGCTGAAATACGATCCGGAGGCCGCCAAGAAGCTGCTCGCCGAAGCCGGCTTCTCGCCCGCCAAGCCGGTGACGACCAAGATCCTGATCGCGCCGTCGGGCTCGGGCCAGATGCAGCCGCTGCCGATGAACGAATTCGTCCAGCAGAACCTCGCTGAAGTCGGCATCAAGATCGATTTCGAGGTCGTCGAATGGAATACGCTGATCAACATTTGGCGTGCCGGCGCCAACCATGAATCGTCGCGCAAGGCGACGGGCATGAACTACACCTACTTCATCCAGGATCCCTTCACCGGGCTGATCCGCCATCTCCAGTGCAACCTCCAGCCGCCGGCCGGCACCAATTGGGGCATGTATTGCGATCCCGAGATGGACAAGCTCTTCGAGCAGGTCCGCAACACCTTCGATTCTGCCGCGCAGACCAAGGTCCTGCAGACGATCCACGAGAAATATGTCGATGAAGCGCTGTTCCTGATGGTGACGCATGACGTCAACCCGCGCGCGCTCAGCCCCAAGGTGAAGGGTTTCGTGCAGGCCCAGAACTGGTTCCAGGACTTCTCGCCGATCACGATGGCGAAGTGAGGTTGTCGTTGGCTCAAGACGATCACAAGAAAAACGCGCGTCATCCCGGACTAGCGGCGAAGCCGCGCCGATCCGGGATCCATTCCGGAGCGCTGATCGGAAAGGCTCAGGCATGGATCCCGGGTCTCCCTTCGGTCGCCCGGGATGACGCGCGTTGGAAGCAAAGGCGGGGCGAAACCGGATTATGCTGAGCTACCTCGCCAAGCGCATTCTCTACGTCCTGCCGGTGGCACTCGGCGTCAGCGTGTTCTGCTTCCTGCTGGTTCACATCGCGCCAGGCGACCCGCTGACCTCCATCCTGCCGCCCGATGCCTCACAGGCGACGCAGGATGAAATGCGCCGCATCTACGGCTTCGACAGGCCGCTCCCCGTCCAGTTCGGCCTCTGGCTCTGGAAGGCGCTGCAGGGCGACCTCGGCACCTCGATCGCGACGGGGCGTCCCGTCGCGGCGGAGGTCTGGCGCGCCGTCGGCAATACGCTTCTGATCGCGGGGCTCGCGACGGTGATCGGCTTTCTGTTCGGCTGCTTCTTCGGCTTCGTCGCTGGCTATTTTCGCGGCTCGGTCCTCGACAAATTCGCATCGATGCTCGCCGTGCTCGGCGTCTCGGTGCCGCATTACTGGCTCGGGATGGTGATGGTCATCGTCTTTTCGGTACAGCTCGGCTGGCTGCCGCCGGGCGGGGCGGGTCCGGGCGGCTCTGCCGCCTGGAAATGGGATTGGGAGCATGTCAGCTACATGATCCTGCCGGCGATCACGATGTCGGTGATCCCGATGGGCATCATCGCTCGCACCGTGCGAGCCCTCGTCGCCGATATCCTCAACCAGGAATTCGTGCCGGCGCTACGAGCCAAGGGGCTGATGGATTTCGGCGTGTTCAGGCATGTCGTGAAGAACGCCGCGCCGACCGCTCTTGCCGTGATGGGCCTGCAGCTCGGCTATCTGCTCGGCGGCTCGATCCTGATCGAGACGGTGTTCTCCTGGCCCGGAACCGGGTTCCTGCTCGGCAATGCCATCTTCCAGCGCGATCTGCCGCTGTTGCAGGGCACGATCCTAGTGCTGGCGATGTTCTTTGTCGGTCTGAACGTCCTCGTCGATATCATCCAGGGCCTGCTCGACCCGCGCGTCAGGAGGCGCTGAGATGGCCGCGATCACCGAAAGCGCGGTGCCGACCGTGGTGGCGCCGCTTGCGAAATCGCCGGGCTATTGGGCCGGCGTCTTCAGGCGCTTCAAGAAAGACAAGGTCGCGGTCGGGGCCGGGCTCGTCGTGCTGGCCATCATCCTGATGGCGATCTTCGCCGACTACATCGCGCCGGCAGACCCGACCCGCTCCTCGATGCTGCGGCGTCTGCGGCCGATCGGGACGCCCGGCTATCCGCTCGGCGCCGACGAAC includes these proteins:
- the ilvD gene encoding dihydroxy-acid dehydratase, producing MPRLRSDTTTKGRNMAGARGLWRATGMKDSDFGKPIIAVVNSFTQFVPGHVHLKDLGQLVAREIEQAGGVAKEFNTIAVDDGIAMGHDGMLYSLPSREIIADSVEYMVNAHCADAMVCISNCDKITPGMLMAAMRLNIPTVFVSGGPMEAGKYIAEGVLRKVDLVDAMVAAADSKYSDEQVDVIERSACPTCGSCSGMFTANSMNCLTEALGLALPGNGSVLATHADRKRLFVEAGHLIVDIARRWYEQDDDSVLPRKVASFKAFENAMTLDIAMGGSTNTVLHLLAAAHEAEVPFTMADIDRLSRRVPVLCKVAPSVANVHMEDVHRAGGIMAILGELDRAGLIDTSLPTVHSATMSEALARWDIARTQSEAVRSFYSAAPGGVPTQVAFSQDRRFEELDLDRAGGVIRRKANAHSQDGGLAVLFGNIALDGCIVKTAGVDASILTFSGPAVIFESQDAAVEGILNRKVKEGDIVLIRYEGPRGGPGMQEMLYPTSYLKSKGLGKACALITDGRFSGGSSGLSIGHVSPEAAEGGTIGLVESGDIIAIDIPNRGITLQVSDEELSRRRAAMEAKGKDAWKPAAPRKRKVTTALKAYAALTSSAARGAVRIVD
- a CDS encoding DinB family protein, which gives rise to MDAALPYRTMARNNAWANHRLLKACEGLDAVAFAAPRTGFFPSLRATLNHILVIDLFYVDAMEGGTLGPAAWADPEPCATVETLRRAQADVDRRLMSITDALDGAGLDRIVSVHRGARIQHERMDRLLLHLFQHQIHHRGQAHAMLSGTGIAPPQLDEFFSAGEAPLRAAEFAELGWTEEEVWNVSGR
- a CDS encoding FAD-dependent oxidoreductase; translation: MRAATGNVVLVGGGHTHVQVIAAFGSRPEPGLTLTLVTDQLQSPYSGMLPGHVAGLYRHDEMHIDLVALAAATGTRLVHARATGVDSARKLILCEDRQPIAYDITSLNVGITPDLASIAGADVHGIAVKPIGSFLSRFEGLSGRGGPRRIAIVGNGAAGVELAFALKARLQDGQQAGTPCEIVLIGSGPVVEKLNPGIRRRVERALDRHGIERRDGLRVIGVEPNAVATACGQRFAADATLISTRAKVPPWLAATGLPLGPNGFIATRTTLQVSGETHLFAVGDCAEIIGHPREKAGVYAVRQGPVLARNIRRLWQGTTLEPHHPQADYLVLLGTGDGSAIGGRGRWLAFEGRWAWRLKDWIDRRFMARFTGR
- a CDS encoding c-type cytochrome codes for the protein MKLPTSVALIVVALAANSTRAQDITVGERSWNKCRACHQIGETARNLVGPQLNGLFGRAAGTAEGYSYSAANKASGITWDEAIFADYIKDPKAKIPGTKMIFAGIKNEQEIKDLTAYLKQFAADGKKP
- the purU gene encoding formyltetrahydrofolate deformylase, with the translated sequence MPEHTAILTLSCPNRPGIVASVSTLLFEAGCNILDAQQFDDVETGRFFMRVVFNRLEGSRPPDAIAASVAELAGRFSMDFTLRERQAKKRVMLLVSKFDHCLADLLYRWRIGELPMEISAIVSNHGRDGIGSTDLGDLPFHHLPVTRQTKMEQEAEIWRLVQETKTDLVVLARYMQILSDAFSSKLIGRCINIHHSFLPGFKGAKPYHQAHERGVKLIGATAHYVTPDLDEGPIIEQDVERISHRDTPDDLVRKGRDIERRVLARAVLNHLEDRVVLNGKKTVVFTD
- a CDS encoding ABC transporter substrate-binding protein translates to MIRLAVALSLAAGVTLAAQPVVAQGTLRIGMTASDIPLTTGQTDQGGEGMRFMGYTVYDGLINWDLSKADKASDLVPGLATSWTTDATDKTKWTFVLREGVKFHDGSEFTADAVVWNLDKLLKNDAPQFDQRQAAQGRSRIPAVGSYKVIDKYKVEIVTKTPDATLPYQIAWIMMSSPAQWEKLGKSWDAFAKTPSGTGPWQLTAFQPRERAELSPYPGYWDKARVPKLDKLVLLPLPEANARAAALRSGQVDWIEAPSPDMVPSLKTAGFQIITNAYPHNWTWHLSRTEGSPWNDVRIRKAANLAVDREGLKELLSGLMIPAQGFYPPGHQWFGNPSFKLKYDPEAAKKLLAEAGFSPAKPVTTKILIAPSGSGQMQPLPMNEFVQQNLAEVGIKIDFEVVEWNTLINIWRAGANHESSRKATGMNYTYFIQDPFTGLIRHLQCNLQPPAGTNWGMYCDPEMDKLFEQVRNTFDSAAQTKVLQTIHEKYVDEALFLMVTHDVNPRALSPKVKGFVQAQNWFQDFSPITMAK
- a CDS encoding ABC transporter permease, which translates into the protein MLSYLAKRILYVLPVALGVSVFCFLLVHIAPGDPLTSILPPDASQATQDEMRRIYGFDRPLPVQFGLWLWKALQGDLGTSIATGRPVAAEVWRAVGNTLLIAGLATVIGFLFGCFFGFVAGYFRGSVLDKFASMLAVLGVSVPHYWLGMVMVIVFSVQLGWLPPGGAGPGGSAAWKWDWEHVSYMILPAITMSVIPMGIIARTVRALVADILNQEFVPALRAKGLMDFGVFRHVVKNAAPTALAVMGLQLGYLLGGSILIETVFSWPGTGFLLGNAIFQRDLPLLQGTILVLAMFFVGLNVLVDIIQGLLDPRVRRR